One genomic window of Arachis hypogaea cultivar Tifrunner chromosome 8, arahy.Tifrunner.gnm2.J5K5, whole genome shotgun sequence includes the following:
- the LOC112707745 gene encoding uncharacterized protein isoform X7, with the protein MRLKVEDQGGSIILQDTPIINANFILSGCLDIGDPVYTCLYCGASFWLLERVEKQSRINQPLFTLCCFQGKIQLPYLQKAPDLLYNLIHGHDSKSLQFQKKIRYYNSMFAFTSLGGKVIDSVNDGTGPPQFIISGQNYHRIGSLLPQAGQVPKFAQLYIYDIEHELTHRERIFGQSSNIDRQLIIDLTQMIDQHNPIAQSFRRVREFHENHSSQMFSLKLFSQRERDRRVYNYLSCDEVAALVVGDFDSSDTGRDVIVKSAIGQLQRIYETHALYWPLQYPLLFPYGEDGYQLGIPYRDIQDINVAGRRTRVSMREFICFRLQMREDEDSIIHKSRRLFQQFVVDSFSMIESQRLYEIKKKQSTIREVLQGIEEAMRRGDTETSSIGTRVILPSSFTGGKRYMFNNCQDAMAICKHFGYPDLFLTLTCNPNWPEFQRYTNRDQVPIADRPDIACRVFHAKMKCLLNDLKNGVFFGPLNAGMYTIEFQKRGLPHAHILLWLDGRNRL; encoded by the exons ATGAGGCTGAAAGTTGAAGACCAAG gggGATCAATTATTTTGCAAGATACTCCAATTATTAATGCCAATTTCATATTATCAG GTTGTCTCGATATTGGTGACCCTGTGTATACTTGTCTATATTGTGGTGCGTCGTTTTGGTTACTAGAGCGGGTTGAAAAACAGTCAAGAATTAATCAGCCTCTTTTTACACTTTGTTGTTTTCAAGGAAAAATTCAATTACCGTATCTTCAGAAAGCTCcagatttattatataatttgattcaTGGTCATGATAGTAAGTCTTTACAGTTTCAGAAGAAAATTCGGTATTATAATAGTATGTTTGCTTTCACTTCTCTTGGTGGTAAAGTAATAGACTCAGTGAATGATGGAACTGGCCCACCACAATTCATCATAAGTGGTCAAAATTATCATAGGATTGGAAGTTTATTACCTCAGGCTGGTCAAGTTCCGAAATTTGCCCAATTATACATATATGACATAGAACATGAGTTAACGCATAGAGAAAGAATATTTGG gcAAAGTTCAAATATAGATAGACAGCTGATAATTGATTTGACCCAAATGATTGATCAACACAATCCCATAGCACAATCATTTAGAAGAGTGAGGGAATTCCATGAGAATCACTCGTCTCAGATGTTTTCTTTGAAATTGTTTAGTCAAAGAGAACGTGATCGAAGAGTTTATAATTATCTTTCGTGCGATGAAGTTGCTGCTTTGGTTGTTGGTGATTTTGATTCTTCTGATACTGGTCGTGATGTCATTGTTAAATCTGCAATTGGCCAACTTCAAAGAATATATGAGACACATGCTTTATACTGGCCATTGCAATATCCCTTGCTTTTTCCTTACGGGGAAGATGGTTATCAATTGGGTATTCCTTATCGAGATATTCAAGATATAAATGTTGCAGGGAGAAGGACTAGAGTATCCATGCGAGAATTTATCTGTTTTCGTTTGCAAATGAGAGAGGATGAGGATAGCATTATTCATAAGTCTAGAAGATTGTTCCAACAGTTTGTTGTTGATTCATTCTCTATGATTGAGTCACAGAGGCTTTATGAAATCAAGAAAAAACAGAGCACAATTAGAGAAGTCTTACAAGGTATTGAAGAAGCTATGCGACGCGGTGATACTGAAACATCATCAATTGGTACTCGAGTGATTTTGCCTTCTTCCTTCACTGGTGGTAAACGTTACATGTTTAATAATTGCCAAGATGCTATGGCTATTTGTAAGCATTTTGGGTATCCAGATCTATTTCTTACCCTTACTTGCAATCCTAACTGGCCTGAGTTTCAAAGATATACTAATCGTGATCAAGTTCCAATTGCTGATCGGCCAGACATTGCTTGCCGAGTCTTTCATGCTAAGATGAAGTGTCTTCTTAATGATCTTAAGAATGGTGTTTTTTTTGGTCCTCTTAATGCAG gtATGTATACAATTGAGTTTCAAAAAAGAGGTTTGCCACATGCACATATTCTACTTTGGCTTGATGGAAGGAATAGATTGTAG